The stretch of DNA ttcttttgattttatcatattttaagATGGACGACGACCATCTTACTATAACTTAAATCATTAATCTGATATGTCTTTTTTgatgcaacaaaaaaaaatgttacatcTAAATCTTGTATTTCTATTGTTAAAGGTTATGTTtgtagattttaaattttaaatttttttctcttacaGTCAGATTTGATAACTTCTTTATATTATGACTTAGGAGtaccataattttttttctaattttatcaaGGTTTGAATTATAGGGTACGGCCATGgataagtttaattttattcttttgtcAGTAATTTTATTAGCGCTCTAAATATTTATGGTAAAAATGgttgttttttaatattttaaatttgattattattatctaACCATTCTCAATTAACaacttcatataaaaataaatatatgtgaatttttatcttataaatatttaatttaaaaaataaattatttttaaatatttaaaatttactataaATAAGTTAAGTAAAAATTAAGTATTATGATACCTTTAAATTTTGGGTTGCCAGAGAGTCACATCATATTCCTTCACTACTTGGTTTTGCCCTTCTGTGTTAGTTCTATCCATCATGCCATAACAACCAAGAAAATGACtgactttatttaatttaatgccAAAAGGAAACTCCTATCAAGACTTTTTTGCTGTCTACCTTATACTATTGTTTTTGGAAATCATAAACAGTTCTATTTCTATTCTAGTTCTGGGAGAACAACACCACAACATGAATCATGATTTCCGAATTCAATTGACACAAAATGCAACACGATCTCaagtttttttgtttaaattattatGCATAAATATTGTTTTCATTATATTTGCACTATAACTAACGTAATGATATCAACCATAAATATTTGTATCATGATAATACAAATATCATGCATTGTCTCTGGTGATTAAAATATCATCTTTATTAACtataaatagttaaatacacattattaaataaaaatttatatatcaataataagaaaagaaaaagagtaacaTCTGATATGTTAATAATGTTATAAActacataaaattttgttttctttgtttttttataagttttgggtttttatttttttgttactttATTTTTGGGTCAGATATGTTTCCTTTGTCTTAGTGGATATCCTATATTGTCGATAATTCGACCCGGCCCAACATGAACAGACTCTTCTaaatcatttaatttaattattctattcatttttataaatttactaaatttttaattaaattattatgatttaaaaatttataattagatttttatattagataaaattttgtaattaaatctttattaattatcatttttaaaaaaataacacaataatcctataatatttgttattagaatattcaataatTTATCGTATATCAAAcacaaaaacaaatattttaataaattttttttcacaaaaaatagTTAGAATAAACCTAATTgaaagtttttaataatttagtttAGAGATTCAATCATAAACATTTTAACTATAAAAActtaactaaaattttaatgaagCTAAAAAAGactaataaagtaattaaacccTAGTATTATGTTCTTATGACATTTCTTTTATCCTTTCTAACAAGTTTTTATTCTTCCTTACCCTATATGCTGTACTAGTACTGCTATAGTTCCAAATATAAAATACCAAGCACTGATTGTGATTGTGAACAAGTTATGGAGATCATAAACATTTAACAGGTCCAACTAAAGCAAGTGCTTCCTTAAGAGCCATCAAAAGATGTTGAGGATGATCCTCTATTCTAGCAGCTCCACCATATTCAGATTGCATTGATCTCAATACTCTACCAACAATCTAAGCAAACATACAATCATCATTTGATAAATTGCCATGTACAAGTTGGATCCATaaggaagaaaacaaagaatggAAAGTAAACAACATCTTACCTTCCGTGCATAGCCTCCGTAAGCTATACCGCCGATTAAGGCGTCTGGCGAATTCGACGAATCGACTACAATAGATGTTGTTTGAAATAGTCCTTTTTTTCTCAATCCATCAATTGTGTGAGCATTAGTGCCACCAGCAAGTTGAAGGAAACCTACCATGCAAGTTCAcagattttgttacaaaacTGAAGGTTTTCAAGGAccatgtatttatatttatggatTATTGAATACAAACCGGGAGGTCGGTTTTTCGCTTTTGTCAATTCGATAGCAAAGGCGATGGTTTCCTTGGTTGCTCCTCTCCCGATGTCTCCGCTCATCGGCCGGCCGTCCAACTTCATTCGTGTATATAGCAAACAtggttttgttaaaaaaaatgaggCATAAAACGCTTATTAACAATGTTCAGATTGTTGAACTCATAGAAAGGCACACCTGCCACAAGTTGAAGCATTGAAGATTTGGTTTCATAATGCAGAACATCTCATTCATAGAGGGTATTGTTGAATCTCCACCATTAGGTAAGCTAACctggattatttttttttatgttaatctCTATACTCAAATGCAAATACCCTATAGGGTGTGTTTGGaatgaaaaaatatagaaatgattttatttaaataaaatattttctaataatttatgATTCCAAACACACTCATACAGGTTGGAGGCACCACTTACTGCAATTAACTTTAAGTTTTCTACTGAATCCCCTAAAGCACACCAGAGCTCTTTGAATTGTGCACTCTGCCTGCAAAAAGAACGCATGATAATGTTAGAGATGTAACTATTTACGCAAGAATTTTTAtgacttaaaaatttagaattcgaTATTTGTTGATCCCAAAAGAAAAACTTTCAGCGTAAGGCTAATCAGGGGCGAAGGTACGAATAAAACAGGCcccccaaaagaaaaaaatttgtttacaaatataataaaaaataaaagaatgccCCACCCCCCAAAATAATGTCTGGTCTCCCCctcttttaaaaaatgtatgGTCGTCCCTAATTCTCATTCAATGCAACAAATAAGAATTGAAAAGTTGTGTGTTATTTAGATTATGGACTATATGCttagttaaaaaaatcttaatttatattagaaataaagAATTTGAAAGGGCAGCAATAACAAGCCAAtaaattactttttctatttttccctctttttttaattagaaaacaaaacatcattccatattattattattattacaacttAGAAAATAATAAGTAGCCTTTGGTCTTCCATTATCATCTCTTATTATCatctctcatttttcttttttttataagttatttttttatttgtttttttttgaataatttatatatttatttatttatctagtttataatcttataatattaatttaggttttaaaaataattgaagatgatgatcatataattataatgctatcattgtattatttttaattttttctcattattaattatttgtgacattgatattattgatttacaaaaaataaaataaactgaGTTTAGTTAAGTTGCATAAAGTTTATCTTATTATCTATGTAAATTCTCAATAATAGATGACtttgaatcaaagaaaaaatgtcGAGCTCAATTGTCTAtgtaaattacaaattttaacttATTTCAGCTAtaagaatattattattaattttttcattgcataagttatggttgtgatttaaattatttacatgaagtataatacattttttaataattttgtagagaacgtctaaaaaaaattgatagtaTTTGAAGATTCTAAAAGCAAGTATGTAAcctatatttataatatttaaaattagttttgaaatatttatgtttaattattttaatatacgaTATGTTCAATTACCTTATAAAAAGTTAATTCTAAGTctaaattgttatttttaattaaaataaaaaacaaaaaaaattagccccTACTAAATATTGTCTAGCTTCGCCCCTGAGCCcaatagaaagagaaagaaagccTTGAAAAAAACTCAGGCAAATTCAAAAGAGACTCCTCCCATCAGTTTAAACTTTTTAGACAAGTAATATCATGACAAATAACATGAGGAAGTGAATTTAAACTCATCAATTGTGcatcacaagaacaacatataTCTAATCATCAGAAAAATGACTTTTTTTTCGTATGCTTTATCAGCTGAATAGTctgaatagaaaaagaaaaagccatctATGTAAAACATGGTTATGCCACAGCCATAGAAATAGAAGCTTAGTAAACACATTACATGTGTATGAGAAACTCAGAACTGATAATTGAGAATCATCCCTTCAGTTCTTGTGAAAATATGTTTCCATATCAGCTAAAGTCATCCATTAAATATTGtttaatatgattaatttgGTAAATAAAATTACCTCCCACTTGTATGTATCTCCATAGAATCAACATCATTTCTCCTGAGGAGATCAGCAGTTGTCGCGGCATCTCTTACATATGTTACCTCTCCTGGATCAATTCAGTAAGTTCATATTCTTAAAAATATCACATGATACATGGAAATCAGAATATTATAGATGAAGTTAAAAACTTATAATCTCAAAAGGTAGCAAGAAAATATCTCACTTATTTTGTCAAAGGGGCAAACCGGAAGGCAACGGCCACAACCGTAGCAGCGTTCTGTTATGACTCCATCCTGCACGTCCAAGCCAATTGAACAATTTAAGTgtgaaaatgtttttgaaaagatgAAATTATAGTCTGTAAAAACCAAAAACATCACTTCCAAGTAAAATCGAGTTAAAAACCACTAAAACTCTTGGTAATTCAGTATTAGATGAAGTTCCAGATGCTGATTTCCCTAGGAATGATATTGCATTAGCAGGGCACACAATTTCGCAAGGGCGAGAACAATCTGCTGGACAGTCTTCTGGATCAAATTCTGCATAGGAGCCAGGACTAGCAACATTCATTTATTGGAAAAATTTGCACAAGAATATTGAATGCATCAAGTGTTTGATAATTATGTTGGACTATGCTGATGCAGAAATATTATAATGGAACCAACAACTAGAAAGAACAAAAAGACTCTTTCTTACCGGCTTTACGAAAATGAAGATCTTTATCATCATTGACACTGATCATAACCCAAGGCCTCTTCTGAAGACCTGCGATTTCTGTTGCGGCTTCAATTCCTTCGTTCACAGCGCTAACCACTGATGCATCAGCAGCACAGTCAATGCAGTCAACTGCACCCATACAATTCCAATCTCAATAACAAGTCACATTTAagtttgaaaaacaaaaacccTAAGGCAAATCATGATGATGCATCTGtttagaaattagaaattaaagagtaaattacttatttctgaTCATGAAAGATTTGAGTACTGACAATATATCTATCAAAATTTGAGCTAGTTCGACAAAACTATCAAAACATTCGGCAAAATTACCCAACTACCCATTTAAGGTAATTTTGTCAAACTAACCTGATCTTTGATGGATGTGGAGTTAGTTGAAATCTTTCATGGTTAGAATCATATCCTACAAACTACCCGTTTCAGTAGTTTTGTCAAACTAACTcaatttttgtttagtttaaATCTAGTGTAAACCAGACTGAGATTTCTGATATCAACAACATCCTACAGATAAACACAAAGAGAGAGTTAGATTAGATATGATTCAAGCATGAGAAAGTGAAGAAGTAGTAAGAGACTAGTAACCTCAAAGCTTGCACCACAAATGAGCTTAACCCAGTTGCCTCTTTGAAGAGATTGAagcggagaagaagaagaagaagaagatagggaAGGAAGCTTCAAAGTGTTGCTAATGAGGCTCTTCACGTTTTCGATGCTGCTTCTCAACTCCCCTAGTGCTTCTTTCGCTGCATCAATTACACAGTCACAGTTAGCATCTTAGACAGAGGAAGatacatgatgatgatgaatgaaaCAGAGACAAAAACATGTGCTGGGAAAACCACGATGATGATGGTATGTTGAAATCTTTGTATTGCAAAAATATCTGAGTGCCATAACAAATAACAAGCCTATCTAAGTTGCTGTTATGACTTATGATTTATGAACGGATAAATATCAGTctcattatatttttaaaagaatttaattttaatataatgacATCTAATCACatcatattatattttaaaaaaatatttatttatatataactgtttaatatataaataattattaaaagaacggatgtaattaaattaataagataaaaaaatttacatttaaAGTTTTTTGAAAAGACCAAAAACTCACAAAATTCTTTAAAGTTTGTAAAACTTTTAAGTAAAGAATTCTTATAAattctaacaaaataaaaatctaagtAAAAAGGGAGTGATTTTGTCTCATAGAATAAAATGTTTGTGATAAATTTAATGATTAGAattattaaagattaaaaacatttaactaaaattttcttgaaacttatttatttttgtaatatttatttttatcataatatTTTTGCTTTAAATAGATCACGAATATTATTATGATAAATACTTTTGAAAATAAACTTGATCAAATTAACAatgatttctaaaatttttactattttcaaaatttctcaaaatcaaatataaaaatactacaGCACgtgaatatttataatttataaaatatataaagccCATAATCTAAATAATATGAAAACCTAAATGATTGTTAGAtctgtaaaaatattttttaaaatttttaataaaatatataaagccCATAATCTAAATAATATGAAAACCTAAATGATTGTTAGGtctgtaaaaatattttttaaattttttaacattcttaattttactttttcaaaatgttaaaaaataaaacattaacaaaattattgtttcctttttttcttaaaattattatttttgttgtgatAAAGATCAACGTAGATATCAAATTTAAAGAAAgaatgaatttaaataaaagttgAAAATAAGGATCCCAtacatgtataaataggagtacaTATACTAAACATCATACACATCAATAAcaatattttctctcttttatactcttttttctctcttacATACGATactatttatattagtaatatatataaatatatataaattacttctATTGTACCAAGATAATTATATTGGTGAACGTTAATATTAGAGTTTCATATTTCtctatcttatatttatatcttCTTTATTTACGAAATTATATTTCTCTAATCAAACTTTAGGAAGACtcaagtaaaatttttttattatgttgaaactctctcatcttgaatttaatgttcttgatatatctgaaaacaattatttatcatggatactagatgctgaaatccatcttcAATAGATCTTGGAGATATCATTAAAGCTGAAAATAATACATTCaaaaaggataaagccaaagccatgattttccttcgtcgtcatcttgaagaaggattgaaaaatgaatatcccacATTAAAAGATCTTGCAAATCTGTAGAAAGACCTTGAAAAAATgtataatcatcaaaagacggtgatacttcctTAAGTCCGATATGAATGGACGTACTTGCGTCTTCAAGATTTTAAATTCacaaatgaatataattcagcaatgtttcgaatcacctcacgaatgaaattatgtgggaaaaacataattgataacgaCATGTGAGAGAAAATTTTCTCGATCTTCCAtacctcgaatgtgctcctacagcagcagtatcgagaaaatgatttaaaaaatattctgaactaatttcttcccttcttgttgctgaacgcaacaatgagttgctcttaaaaaatcatgaagtgcGCCCAACTGGCGCCGTTCCATTTtctgaagtaaatgcggcaaatcatcactccagaagaggtaaatggcaaggttttagtaacaagaaaaattatgaaaggaAGAATAATTATATTCACAAGAAAAGATCTCActagaagtgggataaagaaagaaatattgggcaaaataaatcaacagaggataaaTGTGTCCGTTGTAGTGGAAATGGCAATTGGTCATGTACCTGTCGTatcccaaggcacctagtcgatctttatcaagcatctttAAAAAAGGACGACAAAGGAAAGGAGttgaattttgtttcaaatgatgctgaaaattccaccactcattatgttgtatctgatttctttgagaatcttgaaggaaatattagtcatttgatcaatgatgaaatagtttaatatgtgagattgttaagtattcatgtaaataaataatgtaagaaacttattgttaagttttattttttatgtatttaagtttcaaatataatgtatataaataatgaaatattaatgtttgtgtttaagaattttgaaatcattaaatgtgtaaagttttaaaaataatattattaataatagtgataataataaaattttagtatatgatattatttttatgtacagttgatgattttgaaaaactctaatttaatttgatgatgaacaaacattattaaaaataattagttacaaaattattaattcgatcttaattcatacttacttaattaataattttttgtgtgCAGATTTGTTATTGGGCCGAATAGAAAAGCAGAATTATTGCAAGCCCAATATGCTTAAAACCATTCAACCTTGTTTAAATGTTTCCTATATTATGTGGCTGAAGCAATTTGTGATTATTTGGGCCAGAATTGAAATATTATCATAGgcccaaattaaaattaacattcaGCATTGATACAAAAATTCTTTGATCCATATGGCTGAATTAATGGTTACaatactggtggacgaaattgtgatcactattctttgtacttgtatggatttattcaataattgtctttatttgaattcacaactccgttcaactaaccagcaagtgtactgggtcgtccaagtaataaaccttacgtgagtaagggtcgatcccacagagattgttggtatgaagcaagctatggttaccttgtaaatctcagttaggcagattaaatctgtttatgggttttcgaaaatagaaataagaaaataaataataaaagggatagaatacttatgcagattcattggtgggaatttcagataagcgagtggagatgctgtatggctcaaggacgcctgctctcctactgcttctactcaatccttcttactcctttccatggcaagccttgtataggggttcaccatcagctgtggctactttcaatcctctcgggaaaatgatcctatgcggttgtcagtcgcacggctaatcgtctggaggcatcacccatggttgatagctacatcccatcctcgcagtgaaaactatgctcacgcactctgtcacagtacggctaatcacNNNNNNNNNNNNNNNNNNNNNNNNNNNNNNNNNNNNNNNNNNNNNNNNNNNNNNNNNNNNNNNNNNNNNNNNNNNNNNNNNNNNNNNNNNNNNNNNNNNNNNNNNNN from Arachis duranensis cultivar V14167 chromosome 4, aradu.V14167.gnm2.J7QH, whole genome shotgun sequence encodes:
- the LOC107483418 gene encoding uncharacterized protein LOC107483418; translation: MALRYFCNTKISTYHHHRGFPSTSKEALGELRSSIENVKSLISNTLKLPSLSSSSSSSPLQSLQRGNWVKLICGASFEDVVDIRNLSLVYTMGAVDCIDCAADASVVSAVNEGIEAATEIAGLQKRPWVMISVNDDKDLHFRKAEFDPEDCPADCSRPCEIVCPANAISFLGKSASGTSSNTELPRVLVDGVITERCYGCGRCLPVCPFDKIREVTYVRDAATTADLLRRNDVDSMEIHTSGRQSAQFKELWCALGDSVENLKLIAVSLPNGGDSTIPSMNEMFCIMKPNLQCFNLWQLDGRPMSGDIGRGATKETIAFAIELTKAKNRPPGFLQLAGGTNAHTIDGLRKKGLFQTTSIVVDSSNSPDALIGGIAYGGYARKIVGRVLRSMQSEYGGAARIEDHPQHLLMALKEALALVGPVKCL